A window of Paenibacillus polygoni contains these coding sequences:
- the nirD gene encoding nitrite reductase small subunit NirD: MSNTITEKSVYIGTTDEFLERVGRTVVIEGQSLAIFKTAEQIYALEDRSPHPKGGPLNEGIVSGHYVYDPLYDWKIDMRDGCVQAPDEGQVRTFPVLVEENKIYVTMR, from the coding sequence ATGTCTAACACGATCACCGAAAAGTCAGTTTATATCGGAACAACAGATGAATTTTTAGAACGTGTAGGAAGAACGGTTGTAATTGAGGGGCAAAGTCTTGCTATATTTAAAACTGCTGAACAAATCTATGCACTGGAGGATCGCAGTCCTCATCCTAAAGGCGGACCTTTGAACGAAGGGATTGTCTCTGGACACTATGTGTATGACCCTTTGTATGATTGGAAAATTGATATGCGGGATGGATGCGTTCAAGCACCGGACGAAGGTCAAGTTCGCACCTTCCCCGTTCTTGTAGAAGAAAATAAAATATATGTTACAATGAGGTAA
- a CDS encoding DUF4367 domain-containing protein gives MKDEKGNVLGILDIDSLNRDNVMEAIIKELKPGMGKGIYIADTGEKKISQQTNYKAVEWTAGLTALREKASPWELSFPVDAELENIQVYYGFDNLTNQEIDEMIEESRSTGKHVVLRDLRPNHTLVGLSVTYNKGGRDFEFRIFGTTKSRIRLSDLEDYTYENIQIRGNAAVYIGDGDKQQLIWIEMDSHDKALQYEIITKDSDRDWVISIAENLL, from the coding sequence ATGAAAGATGAGAAAGGAAATGTACTAGGAATACTAGACATCGACTCGCTTAACAGGGACAACGTGATGGAGGCCATTATTAAGGAATTAAAGCCTGGTATGGGTAAGGGAATTTATATTGCAGATACGGGTGAAAAAAAGATTAGTCAACAAACGAATTATAAAGCAGTAGAATGGACAGCAGGTCTTACTGCTTTAAGAGAAAAGGCCTCTCCGTGGGAACTCTCATTCCCTGTGGATGCGGAACTTGAGAATATTCAGGTGTACTATGGATTTGATAATTTAACGAACCAAGAAATAGATGAGATGATAGAGGAAAGCAGAAGTACGGGAAAGCACGTAGTGCTGCGAGATCTGAGGCCAAATCATACGTTAGTCGGTTTAAGCGTCACATATAACAAGGGAGGACGAGATTTTGAGTTCCGTATATTTGGAACTACCAAAAGCCGAATTCGATTATCCGATCTAGAGGACTATACATATGAAAATATACAGATACGAGGGAATGCAGCCGTGTATATTGGAGATGGTGATAAGCAACAATTAATCTGGATTGAGATGGACTCTCATGACAAGGCACTTCAATATGAGATAATAACAAAAGATAGTGACCGGGATTGGGTTATATCGATTGCTGAGAATTTGTTATAA
- a CDS encoding formate/nitrite transporter family protein, whose product MFQSTIELVNQSVEAKKKLMQTSLLRYFIAAMLAGAYVGIGIMLIFTVGGSFKAAGSPAVQLVMGMSFGIALTLVIFAGSELFTGNNMLFTVSSLSKQTSWAFTFKNWAIVFFGNLLGAVVLCLLIYGSGVFGKIPPDHLLFTAAAGKMTMPIDQLFFRGILCNWLVCLAIWTSMRTKEDTAKLILIWWMLYAFIAAGFEHSVANMSLMTIALMLPGHPETITLAGWLHNMIPVTLGNIVGGSVFVGMAYWFMNSAKSKK is encoded by the coding sequence ATGTTCCAATCAACGATCGAACTAGTTAATCAGTCAGTAGAAGCGAAAAAAAAGCTTATGCAAACAAGTTTGTTGCGTTACTTCATTGCTGCCATGCTTGCAGGGGCTTATGTCGGAATTGGTATTATGCTCATTTTTACAGTAGGCGGTTCATTCAAAGCCGCAGGCTCTCCAGCCGTTCAGCTCGTCATGGGGATGTCCTTCGGCATTGCACTCACACTTGTCATCTTTGCGGGTTCCGAATTATTTACGGGTAATAATATGCTCTTCACGGTAAGCAGTTTATCGAAGCAAACCTCTTGGGCTTTTACATTTAAGAATTGGGCAATCGTCTTCTTCGGCAACTTGCTTGGTGCTGTCGTACTCTGCCTTCTGATCTATGGATCTGGTGTGTTTGGGAAAATCCCGCCAGATCACCTGCTCTTTACAGCCGCTGCAGGAAAAATGACCATGCCTATCGACCAATTGTTTTTCCGCGGCATTTTATGTAACTGGCTCGTATGCTTGGCTATATGGACATCGATGAGAACGAAAGAAGATACAGCGAAACTTATTCTCATCTGGTGGATGCTGTACGCATTTATTGCGGCAGGATTCGAGCATAGTGTAGCCAATATGTCACTCATGACCATTGCTCTTATGCTGCCTGGGCACCCAGAAACGATTACACTTGCAGGATGGCTGCATAATATGATTCCTGTTACTCTTGGGAATATCGTTGGCGGCTCCGTTTTTGTAGGAATGGCCTACTGGTTTATGAATTCGGCAAAATCGAAAAAATAA